The Lacerta agilis isolate rLacAgi1 chromosome 5, rLacAgi1.pri, whole genome shotgun sequence genome has a segment encoding these proteins:
- the ARL3 gene encoding ADP-ribosylation factor-like protein 3 isoform X2 yields MGLLSILRKLKSAPDQEVRILLLGLDNAGKTTLLKQLASEDITHITPTQGFNIKSVQAQGFKLNVWDIGGQRKIRPYWRNYFENTDILIYVIDSADRKRFEETGQELAELLDEEKLSGVPVLIFANKQDLLTAAPAAEIVEGLNLHTIRDRVWQIQSCSALTGEGVSDGMNWVCRNVIAKKK; encoded by the exons ATG GGTTTGCTGTCAATTCTGCGCAAATTGAAGAGTGCACCAGACCAGGAGGTAAGAATCCTCCTCCTGGGATTGGATAATGCAGGCAAGACCACACTTTTGAAACAACTAGCATCTGAAGACATCACCCACATTACTCCCACACAG GGTTTTAACATCAAAAGCGTGCAAGCACAAGGTTTCAAGCTGAATGTGTGGGACATTGGTGGACAGAGGAAGATCAGGCCATACTGGAGGAATTATTTTGAGAACACCGATATCCTG ATTTATGTCATTGATAGTGCAGATAGAAAGAGATTTGAAGAAACGGGTCAG GAGCTAGCGGAACTCTTAGATGAAGAGAAGCTAAGTGGTGTTCCTGTGCTCATCTTTGCGAACAAACAAGATTTGCTGACGGCAGCCCCTGCTGCAGAGATTGTAGAGGGTCTGAACTTGCACACGATCCGTGACAGAGTCTGGCAGATTCAGTCTTGTTCGGCCCTCACAGGAGAGGGTGTGTCG
- the ARL3 gene encoding ADP-ribosylation factor-like protein 3 isoform X1 yields the protein MGLAEGRGGSRVPGAEGTAQGLLSILRKLKSAPDQEVRILLLGLDNAGKTTLLKQLASEDITHITPTQGFNIKSVQAQGFKLNVWDIGGQRKIRPYWRNYFENTDILIYVIDSADRKRFEETGQELAELLDEEKLSGVPVLIFANKQDLLTAAPAAEIVEGLNLHTIRDRVWQIQSCSALTGEGVSDGMNWVCRNVIAKKK from the exons ATGGGCCTGGCTGAAGGGAGGGGCGGGAGTCGTGTACCTGGAGCTGAAGGAACCGCTCAG GGTTTGCTGTCAATTCTGCGCAAATTGAAGAGTGCACCAGACCAGGAGGTAAGAATCCTCCTCCTGGGATTGGATAATGCAGGCAAGACCACACTTTTGAAACAACTAGCATCTGAAGACATCACCCACATTACTCCCACACAG GGTTTTAACATCAAAAGCGTGCAAGCACAAGGTTTCAAGCTGAATGTGTGGGACATTGGTGGACAGAGGAAGATCAGGCCATACTGGAGGAATTATTTTGAGAACACCGATATCCTG ATTTATGTCATTGATAGTGCAGATAGAAAGAGATTTGAAGAAACGGGTCAG GAGCTAGCGGAACTCTTAGATGAAGAGAAGCTAAGTGGTGTTCCTGTGCTCATCTTTGCGAACAAACAAGATTTGCTGACGGCAGCCCCTGCTGCAGAGATTGTAGAGGGTCTGAACTTGCACACGATCCGTGACAGAGTCTGGCAGATTCAGTCTTGTTCGGCCCTCACAGGAGAGGGTGTGTCG